The sequence TGAATCATGCTCAGCGTTCTGGGCAATTTCCTTCAAACTAGTCCAGGACTTTCTCCTCCTCTTACTCGAAGTACATCTGCTTTTTTCTGTGTCAGCAGCAGTTGAGTTACCGTCTGGTTCAGCGGCTTTCTTGGCACTTGGCCTATTCCTTTTCCTCCTATTTGAATCTAACAAGGAACGACCTGTTGTTGGCAACGGAGTTGAGGGACTGCTTGGTTCAAGACTCTGCCTATCTGTAATTGGAAAAGCAACAGTCGCCATCTTGTTGTTAGCCTCAACAGTAGTTGGTGTAGATTGTGTCAAGCTGGTAGATCTCTCTACAACATAATTGGCGGCATCGAATCTTGAAGGCTGTTTTGTCTTCGGAGGACTTATCTCTTGTAAATAGCCCTTCGGTCTTCCTctcaataaatttcgatgagaACAGAAATGGCAATTGTAAACCACACTATTCTGAGTAGCAATATCAGATTTCTTATGCCCAAGTCGCTTACTCAGTTTGTTCTTTTCAATCCTGACGGTACAATTGTGACCAGGTTGAAGAATGGATTCACATCTGGTGAACAACAATGCATAGTCAAAGCCAGAGAATAGTGCTCTTATGAAAATAAGAACAACT comes from Henckelia pumila isolate YLH828 chromosome 4, ASM3356847v2, whole genome shotgun sequence and encodes:
- the LOC140866638 gene encoding uncharacterized protein, with the translated sequence MGRKGAGKIGKNAVSGPQPCTSMTLREATTVKKQGNVNARTMSRIDHLKSLALWAATEASIPSLGAFFGQRLAASTEAVGVRSDPSLFFCERCESILQPGHNCTVRIEKNKLSKRLGHKKSDIATQNSVVYNCHFCSHRNLLRGRPKGYLQEISPPKTKQPSRFDAANYVVERSTSLTQSTPTTVEANNKMATVAFPITDRQSLEPSSPSTPLPTTGRSLLDSNRRKRNRPSAKKAAEPDGNSTAADTEKSRCTSSKRRRKSWTSLKEIAQNAEHDSIKRFNNLTIPLFM